One window of Erwinia aphidicola genomic DNA carries:
- a CDS encoding glycine betaine ABC transporter substrate-binding protein yields the protein MADFLLTRWLRHGALALTASLALSGAAAAAPLVMTTKSFTEQHILSALTTQYLRKQGFEVEPKTNIATTIARNAMINKQVDMTWEYTGTSLIIFNHISKPMPPDEAYQTVKKLDARLGLVWLNPAPMNNTYAFAMKRERADAEHIDTMSQMVAKLEQVRKNDPDHNWMLGLDLEFAGRSDGLKPLQKAYSMELDRPQIRQMDPGLVYNAIRDGFVDAGLVYTTDGRVKGFDLKVLKDDKGFFPSYAVTPVVTEQALKDHPGLDTALNKLSPLITDEAITEMNKRVDIDHQSPQQVARDFLKSHGML from the coding sequence ATGGCTGATTTCCTGTTAACCCGCTGGCTGCGCCACGGCGCACTGGCGCTGACCGCCTCGCTGGCGCTGAGCGGCGCGGCTGCGGCGGCACCGCTGGTGATGACCACTAAGAGCTTTACCGAACAGCACATTCTGTCGGCGCTGACCACCCAGTACCTGCGCAAACAGGGCTTTGAAGTGGAACCCAAAACCAACATTGCCACCACCATCGCCCGTAACGCAATGATCAACAAGCAGGTCGATATGACCTGGGAATATACCGGTACCTCACTGATTATTTTTAACCATATTTCAAAACCTATGCCGCCTGATGAAGCGTATCAGACGGTGAAAAAGCTGGATGCCAGGCTGGGTCTGGTGTGGCTCAACCCCGCGCCGATGAACAACACCTACGCCTTCGCCATGAAGCGCGAACGCGCCGACGCCGAGCATATTGATACGATGTCACAAATGGTGGCAAAGCTGGAGCAGGTGCGCAAAAACGACCCCGACCATAACTGGATGCTGGGCCTAGATCTTGAGTTTGCCGGGCGCTCCGATGGCCTGAAGCCGTTGCAGAAAGCCTACAGCATGGAGCTGGACCGCCCGCAGATCCGCCAGATGGACCCGGGGCTGGTTTACAACGCCATTCGTGATGGCTTTGTTGATGCCGGTCTGGTGTACACCACCGACGGGCGCGTAAAAGGCTTCGATTTGAAAGTGCTGAAGGATGATAAAGGCTTCTTCCCAAGCTATGCGGTAACGCCGGTGGTGACCGAGCAGGCGCTGAAAGACCATCCGGGACTGGATACGGCGTTGAATAAGCTGTCGCCGCTGATCACTGATGAGGCAATAACCGAAATGAATAAACGCGTGGATATTGACCATCAGTCGCCGCAGCAGGTGGCCCGCGATTTCCTGAAATCTCACGGCATGCTCTGA
- the osmW gene encoding osmoprotectant ABC transporter permease OsmW → MDTLHYIIDNWGYLASLTFQHLWLVALAVGFAIVIGVPLGILIVRFKWLATPILGLATIVLTIPSIALFGLMIPLFSMIGQGIGVLPAVTAVFLYSLLPIVRNTHTALENLPDGLREAGRGIGMTFWQRLRWVEIPMALPVIFGGIRTAVVMNVGVMAIAAIIGAGGLGLLLLDGISGSDIRMLIAGALMICLLAIILDWLLHRLQLALTPKGIR, encoded by the coding sequence ATGGATACCCTTCACTACATTATTGATAACTGGGGCTACCTCGCTTCCCTCACCTTCCAGCATTTATGGCTGGTGGCGCTGGCGGTGGGCTTTGCCATTGTGATTGGCGTGCCGCTCGGCATTCTGATTGTGCGTTTTAAGTGGCTGGCAACGCCGATATTAGGGCTGGCAACTATCGTGTTGACCATTCCGTCGATTGCGCTGTTTGGCCTGATGATCCCGCTGTTTTCGATGATCGGTCAGGGCATCGGCGTACTGCCCGCCGTGACTGCGGTGTTCCTTTACTCGCTGCTGCCGATTGTGCGCAACACGCACACCGCGCTGGAAAACCTGCCGGACGGGCTGCGTGAAGCCGGGCGCGGTATCGGCATGACGTTCTGGCAGCGCCTGCGCTGGGTGGAGATCCCAATGGCGCTGCCGGTCATCTTCGGCGGTATCCGCACGGCGGTGGTGATGAACGTTGGCGTGATGGCGATTGCCGCGATTATCGGCGCGGGCGGCCTTGGCCTGCTGTTGCTGGACGGCATCAGCGGCAGTGATATCCGCATGCTGATTGCTGGCGCATTAATGATCTGTTTACTGGCTATTATTCTTGACTGGCTGCTGCACCGCCTGCAGCTGGCGCTGACACCTAAGGGGATTCGATAA
- the osmV gene encoding osmoprotectant ABC transporter ATP-binding protein OsmV: MIKLENLTKTFKQKNGNSFNAVDNVSLNVPEGEMCVLLGPSGCGKTTTLKMINRLIPSSSGKILINGEDTSGLDTVTLRRNIGYVIQQIGLFPNMTIEENITVVPRMLGWEKQRCKERARELMSMMALDANKFLHRYPREMSGGQQQRIGVIRALAADPPVLLMDEPFGAVDPINREVIQNEFLEMQRQLKKTVMLVSHDIDEALKLGDRIAVFGQGKIVQCASPDELLAKPANEFIGSFVGQDRTLKRLLLVQAGDVTDRQPTLTVQKSTPLAEAFGMMDDNDLRSITVVDNDGKPLGFVKRREARAASGVCADMLHKFSVTGKAEENLRVVLSKLYEHNLVWMPIVDEDGRYSGEISQDYIADYLSSGRTRRVLNVS, encoded by the coding sequence ATGATAAAACTGGAAAACCTCACCAAAACCTTTAAGCAGAAAAACGGTAACAGCTTTAACGCCGTTGATAATGTCAGCCTGAACGTGCCGGAAGGCGAAATGTGCGTCCTGCTCGGCCCTTCCGGCTGCGGCAAAACCACCACGCTGAAGATGATTAACCGCCTGATCCCTTCCAGCAGCGGCAAAATTCTGATTAACGGCGAAGATACCAGCGGCTTAGACACCGTGACGCTGCGCCGCAATATTGGCTATGTGATCCAGCAGATCGGGCTGTTCCCGAATATGACTATCGAAGAGAACATTACCGTGGTGCCGCGTATGCTGGGCTGGGAAAAGCAGCGCTGCAAAGAGCGCGCCCGCGAGCTGATGAGCATGATGGCGCTGGATGCCAACAAGTTTCTTCACCGCTATCCGCGCGAGATGTCCGGCGGCCAGCAGCAGCGCATTGGGGTTATCCGCGCGCTAGCGGCGGACCCACCGGTGCTGCTGATGGATGAGCCGTTCGGTGCGGTCGACCCGATTAACCGCGAAGTGATCCAGAATGAGTTTCTCGAGATGCAGCGCCAGCTGAAGAAAACCGTAATGCTGGTCAGCCACGATATCGATGAGGCGCTGAAGCTCGGTGACCGTATTGCCGTGTTCGGCCAGGGAAAAATCGTGCAGTGCGCCAGCCCGGATGAGCTGCTGGCAAAACCGGCTAACGAGTTTATCGGGTCGTTTGTTGGCCAGGACCGCACGCTGAAGCGGCTGCTGCTGGTGCAGGCGGGCGATGTTACCGATCGGCAGCCTACGCTTACCGTGCAAAAATCCACGCCGCTGGCAGAAGCGTTCGGCATGATGGATGACAACGATTTACGTTCAATCACCGTGGTGGATAATGACGGCAAACCGCTAGGCTTTGTGAAACGTCGCGAGGCGCGCGCTGCCAGCGGCGTCTGTGCCGATATGCTGCACAAGTTTAGCGTCACCGGCAAGGCGGAAGAGAACCTGCGCGTGGTGCTGTCAAAACTGTACGAGCACAATCTGGTCTGGATGCCGATCGTCGATGAAGACGGCCGCTACAGCGGGGAGATTTCACAGGATTATATTGCGGATTACCTCAGTTCAGGCCGTACCCGCCGCGTACTGAACGTTAGCTAA